A genome region from Pseudomonadota bacterium includes the following:
- the fliS gene encoding flagellar export chaperone FliS — protein MSRAVVENYQQMKLNTAEPAELLIMTYEFALKAMRLAERALRKGDTNKAGTEMLRAVAAVNALDEALDVDAAPAGPGLRQVYRYVIQRLLQAASKGEMQPLHECMEHMASLLEAWKQAASGAKA, from the coding sequence ATGAGCAGAGCCGTCGTCGAGAACTACCAACAGATGAAGCTGAACACGGCGGAACCCGCCGAGCTGCTCATCATGACGTACGAATTCGCCCTCAAGGCCATGCGACTGGCCGAGCGCGCACTGCGCAAGGGCGACACCAACAAGGCCGGGACCGAGATGCTCCGCGCCGTGGCCGCGGTGAACGCACTCGACGAAGCCCTCGACGTGGATGCGGCCCCCGCTGGTCCGGGGCTGCGCCAGGTCTACCGATACGTCATCCAGCGGCTTCTCCAGGCCGCCTCGAAAGGTGAGATGCAGCCGCTGCACGAGTGCATGGAGCACATGGCATCGCTGCTCGAAGCCTGGAAGCAGGCCGCCTCGGGAGCAAAGGCTTGA